The window GTGCTCCAGGTCGGTCGAGAGCCCGTCGCTCACATCAATCATGGCCGTGGCCAGCCTCCGCTGGCCGAGCACACGGCCTACCTCCACCCGCGGCGAAGGGAAGAAGTGTGGCGCAACCGCTTTTGAGTAAGGACTTCCGCGGAACCGGCTCCGGCGAAGCTGGTCGAGCACCATCGCCGCCCCGCCGAGTTCCCCGGTCACGTAGAGCGCATCACCTGGCCGGGCACCCGACCGGAGGATCGCCCGGCCCCGCGGTACCTGTCCCACCAGCACAATGTCGCAAACCACCGCGCGCGGCGAGTCGGACGTGTCGCCGCCCGCCAGCGTCACGTGCTGCTGGCGTGCCAGGCCAAGCAGGCCGTTGAGGAAGCGGTCCACCCAGGACTGGGGCACGACCGATGGCACACCCAGCGATAGGAACGCCGCCACCGGCTCGCCCCCCATGGCAGCGATATCGCTCAGGCCGCGCATCAGGCAGCGGTGCCCCACCGACTCCGGCGGATGCCAGTCCCGCCGGAAGTGCACGCCCTCTACCGACAGGTCGGTGGTGACCAGCATTTCGAAGCCGGGCGGGATCCGCAGGCGGGCGCAATCGTCTCCGATTCCCTGGAGCACTCCCGCTCCCCCGCGCGCTCTGCTGCGGTGGCGGACGCGTTCGATCAGGAGCTTTTCGGCGAGCGGCAAGCAGCCATTATAGTAAGCGCCGTCACCCGGAGTCCCGTCCGCGCCTGCCCGGATGCCAACCGTACCATCGTCCAGACGTCCATTGTCACTAACTCCCTTAAGATGTGGGGCCTAGGGAGATTTTTTGCCATTTCCTGTTGACACGCGTTTTCCGGCTTGTTAGCCTTCACCCGCCGTTCACAAAGCCCAGGAACGGCCAACATTTGGTCCAAAGACGGAAGCCCACCGAACCTGTGTGTGGAGCTTCCAGGAGACGCGGAAGCTCCGCCGGCGGAAAAGTGAAGGGCGGGCCCTCCGCAATCCTCGAACACGAGTCCTGAAACGGGAGAAGTACCTTTTGCGGAAGCGCTTGTACATTCTGCTGGTAACCCGCGACTCCGACGGCGAACTGAAGAAGATTCCCATTCCCCTTCATTACCTTTATGTATTCCTGGCCGGCGCCCTGATTGGCATGTTCACCATCACCGGCATGGCCGGTTCTTACACCCGCATGCTGATGAAAGTGGCGCGCTTCAACCAGTTGCGAACCGAGAAGCAGGCGCTGGAGAGCCGCTACGAAAAGCTGGAGCGGGTGGCCCAGGAAAAGGACCTGCAGGTGGCCTCCTTGGGTTCGCTGGCCAGCGAGGTTTCGCTGCTCTACGGACTGAAAACCGATCCCTTGCTGACCGAGGCCCTGGGCGCCCAGTTCAGCGACGAGCAATTCGCCACCTCGCTCGACCGCCTTTACCAGCTCAAGACCTCAGCCATGACCGGCGCTACCTCGCTGGCCATCGGCTTCAATTTCGGCCCCCGGGGCGGAGCCACGGTGGCCGACTGGCTCCAGCTCGCGGCCGCGCCGCACCTTTGGCCGGTGGAGGGTCGTGTGACCGGCTCCTTCGGCGAGCGCCGTGACCCGTTCAACGGTGAGGGAGCCTTCCACAGCGGGGTGGACATCTCTTCCTGCTACGGATGCCCGATTGTAGCGCCCGCGGCGGGCATCGTCGTCTTCGCCGACTCCATGGCCGGCTACGGACGCATGGTCGTGCTGGTGCACGGCAACAACATCTCCACCCGCTTCGGTCACCTTTCTGGATTCGCCGTCACGCCCGGGCAGAGCGTGCGCCGCGGCGACGTCATCGGCTACGTCGGCTTGAGCGGCCGCTCCACCGGTCCCCACGTGCACTACGAGGTCCGCATCTTCGACGCCCCCGTCAACCCCTACAAGTATCTGCGCACCACCCTGGCCCACTCCTCGGCCGGCACGGCGGATTCGGGCTCTTAAGAGCAGCCAGCCATTCCTCTTCAGGTCTTCACGTAGAGACGCAGCTTGCTGCGTCTCAAGCAGCGTCTCGTACGCGACGACAAGTACCTGCGTATGCACGCTGGCGAGCTCGGACGGCTTGGGCGACTCGGGCTCGTGAGGGCCGTCACGCCATTCTGCCTTCAGGCCTTCACGTAGAGACCGCAGCTTGCTGCGTCTCAAGCAACGTCTCTACGCGACCACTGAGAACTGAGAACCGAAAACTCTCAGAACGCCACAGTCAGCCCTGCCGTGGCGATCAGCGTCGCCGCCCACACTACGTCCAGGTTGAACCACGCCTTGCGCAGCAGCCCGACGCCCAGCTTTTCGAACACCACCGCCGCCGCCAGCGCCGTTACGACCAGGTAGCCGGCGCCGTGCACCAGCGTGACCATCAGTCCCGCGAACAGGCCCGTTCCTCCCGCCTGCATTGCGTGCTGGGCGTGAGCGCCGCCCTGGTGAGCCGCAATTCCCAGGAACAGCGGCAGCACCATCAGCCCGGCGCCGTGGGCGGTGGCCATGAGGAACGACCACACGGTCAGATCCTTCATGCCCACCTGCATGCCCACCCACCGTGGATGCCGATGACGGAACAGCCGGTAGATGCCCAGCGTCAGCAGCACGCCCGCCACCATCCAGCGCAGCACCTCCAGCGGCAGCATGCGTCCCGCGAGCGCGGCCACCAGCAGGGCAGCCAGGATGGCGAGCCCGTGCCCCGCGCCCAGCGGAAGCATGGCTCGCCACACCGCGCGGCGGCGCTTTTCCTGCATGCCCAGCGCCACCGCAAACAGCCACCCCATGCCGGGGTTCACTCCGTGGAACGCGCCCAGCAGCAGCAGGCCGGTCCACGTTATCGTCATCCCGTCGGTCATCGTCCACCTCACGCGAAGCAGTAGGAATCGGAAGAGGCGTCGCCGCCCTGCAGGCGAACCTGGTGCGGGCGCAGGTCGGTTTCCAGCAGGAACCGCTCGTCCAACTCCATGCCGCCTTCTTTGCCCACGTTCAGCTTCACCATCCAGCCGCGGATGCCGTCGGGATAGAACGTCTCATCCCAACTGGCGTACAGCGAGTTGGTCACGTAGACGCGCTTGCCGTCGCGGCTGACTTCGACCATCTGCGGGCCGCCGTTCAGCGGTTTCTTCGGTTGCGAAGGGTGCGCCGTGCGCTGCACGATGCCGCCGATCCGCACCGATCCCGTTTTCACCGGGTTGAACGGATCGCTGACGTCGTACTGCAGGAACTCGCCCGTGCCCCAGCAGGAGACGTAGAGGAAGCGATCGTCGAGCGACAGGTTGATGTCGGTCACGAACGGCGGCACCGCTCCGAATCCCTTGAGCAGCGGCGGCAGGTCCTCGGCCGCAGCCGGCTCGGCGGGAATCTCGATCACCTTGCGGATCTTCCATTCTCCGTTGCCGTTCGAGCCTTCCCGGTACCACAACCACACCGACGCGGAAAGGTCCTTGAGCGAGGTCACCACGCCCACGAACCCGTAGCTTTCGGTCGGGTCGTGCGCCGGACGCAGCTCCAGCACCATCTGCTGCTCCGCGCCCAGATCCAGCACCTGCTGATGTGTGCGCCGCCGCAGGTCCCACACGTGCAGCGCGTGCCCGTACTTTCCCGCCAGCAGCAGTTCCGGATTGGGGCCGTTTTCCACCATGTCCGGCGTGCCCCACTCGCTGGTGATCATGGTGTCGTGCCCCAGGTGCCACCAGAAATCGTAGGATAGATATTGCGGGCCGCGGTCCTTCTCCCAGGGGCCTTTGACGTCGAAGGTCTCGGCGTCCAGCATGAAGATGCCGCCCGGTCCCTTGCCTTCCGCCGAGCCCAGCGCGTTCATGTAGATCGCGTCAGGACCGCAGTGTGAGGTGTGTGCGCGGCTGTAGCCTGTCTTCTTCATCACCTCTTCCGGCTCGATCACTTTCGTCAGCTTCAGGTTTTTCGGGTCGGGCTTGGTGTCCAGGATGTGGATGCGCGAGGAGCGCAGGCCCGGGACCACCAGGTACCTCCGCTCCATGTGCGGATGCGGCGACGCCGGGCACAGGCACGAGCTGCATGCGTTCCAGCCGAAGTGATGCAGCTCGTCGCCCGCGTTCGGCATGTCGAGCTGGCTGACGATCCGCCCGTAGCTCTTCGAGGCCGGATCCAGGTCCACCACCGCCATGGCGTCCGGTTTCGTGCGCGTCGGTTCCATCAGGGACAGGTAGCCCAGCTTCTCCGGCGCTGCCTCGATTGCCATCTTGGGCGACGGATAAAAGGTTTGGTCAGGTTTCCAGTTCATGAAAGTCTCCTCCTCAGTTCCTGGTCTCGGCCTGCGTGTCTTCCAGAGCGGACACGAAGGCGGCGTCCACGGTGGCCCGGGCCTCAGCAGTGGTGGGATCGATCGTCGTCCGCACCTCCGAGATCCGGTTGGCTGGGAACCCTCCCAACCTGGCGTGCTCCCGGATGGCCTCAGCGTCCGGGGCGATATAGATGCAGTACAACTTGTCGTCCGTCACGTAGCTCGTCACCCACTGCACGTTTCGTCCCAGTTGGTCGATCACCTTGCAGGAATGCTCGGAAACATGACGAAGCTCGGCGCTGGTCAGCTCGCCGGCTCCCTTGATCTCCCGCTCGATCACGTATTTCGGCACTTTTGTTTCTCCTCGGGCTGTCGAATTCGGCTTTCGTCTCTCCCTTCGCCGGGCTAGAATGTCCTCCGGTCAGGGTGAGCGCGAACCACGCGACCGATTAGGCCCCAGGCTGGCCCTGGACGTCCTTTAGCTCGCTTGTAACTTTCCTGAGTTTTTTCTGGAATGGACTAACTGTTGACGCAGCAATCGGTTGCGGAGCTTTTGCCGATATCGGACCGTGCCCCGGTAAGCAGGGCTGCGAGCCCTAAGCGCAGCGAGGTGAATCTGAAAATGACTGGCATGTCCAGCCGGGTCTACGAGTTCGGCCCCTTTCGCCTCGATGTCCCGGAGCGTCAGTTCCTGTGCGGCTCCGAGCACATTCCCCTGCGTGCCAAGGTCTTCGACACGCTCGCCCTGCTGGTGGAAAACCACGGCCGCCTGCTTACCAAGGACGAACTGATGAAAGCCGTCTGGCCGGACGCCGTTGTGGAAGAGAACAACCTGAATCACAACATCTCCGTGCTGCGCAAGGCGTTGGGAGAAAAGGCCACCGGCCAGGCCTACATCGAGACCGTGCCGCGCGTCGGCTACCGCTTCGTGGCCGAAGTGAAGCAAGCCATGGGCGCGGCGCCGCCCGCCCCGTCCGCCGCAGCCGCGGTCACGCTTCCCGTCCGCCAGGAAATCCGCTTCTGCACCGCGCGGGACGGCGCGCGCATCGCCTATTCCACCGTGGGTTCTGGGCCGCCCCTGGTCAAGGCCGCCAACTGGATGAACCACCTCGAGTTCGAATGGCACAGCCCCATCTGGAGCCACTGGATCAGCGAGCTTACCCGGCGCCACACCGTCATCCGCTACGACGAGCGCGGTAACGGCCTTTCCGACTGGGACGTCGAAGATCTTTCCTTCGAAGCCTGGGTCGAGGACTTGGAGACGGTGGTGAACGCAGCCGGTGTGCAGCGCTTCGCTCTGCTCGGCATCTCCCAGGGAGGCGCCGTGGCCTGCGCCTATGCGGCTCGCCATCCCGAGCGCGTCAGCCACCTCGTGCTGTACGGCGCTTTTGCCCGCGGCTGGTTGCACCGCGGGTCGCCCGAGGACGTTGAGCAGCGCAATGCGCTCATTACCCTCGTCCGCCTGGGGTGGGGAAAAAACAGCCCGGCCTTCCGCCAGGTGTGGACCAACATCTTCATCCCCGGGGGCTCAGCGGAACAGATGGATTGGTTCAACGAGTTGCAGCGCGTCTCGGCGTCGCCGCAGAACGCCGCCGAACTGCTGCTGGCGGCCGGACGCCTCGAGGTGGTCGATGTCCTTCCCCGCATCCGCGTGCCCACCCTCGTCCTGCACTGCGAGAAGGACAGGGCCGTGCCCATGAACGAAGGACGTTTGCTCGCTGCTTCCATCCCCGGCGCCCGTTTCGTTCCGCTGCCCGGACGCAATCATCTCGTCTGGCCCACTGAGCCCGCCTGGCCCATCTTCCTCCGCGAACTCGGTGCCTTCCTGGGCTGGGAAAGTGAAGCCTGAATGCCGAGGGCCTTGTCGCTTTTCCTGAGAACTGAGAACTGAGAACTGAGAACTGAGAACTACTTTCCCGCCGGCTTCTGCTCGGCAGCTTCCGGCTTCGGCGCCGCCGGCTCTTCCATCGCCTTTCTCAGCAGCGCCCGTGACAGCGACGCCGTCACCACCGCGCGCTGCTGTTCCTGCCGCACCTCGACGCTCTGGATCAACGCCTGCAGGTCCGGGTCTGCCACCTGCGCGCCCCACAGATTGCGATAGAGCGTCAGCAGGTTCGTGAGCTGGTCGCTCACCTGCCGCGCTTCCGCCTCGCTCGCCGCCAGCGCTTCCACGCGTAATTGCGCGTCTCCCAGAAGCACGCGCACCGATCCCACCCACGTCACTCCGGCCGGCAGCGTCAACTCGAGCGGGCCGCCGAACGCCACCGGATGCCGCGCATCCTTCCAGCGCGCCATCGCCCACACCAGGCTCGCGCGCGGCACACGCCGGTAATTTTGCTGCACCAGCGCCGGCCCGGCGTACGGCGCCGCCGTCGCCTTGTAGTGGTCGATGATGTCGCGCATGGGCTGCGCGCTC of the Terriglobales bacterium genome contains:
- the thiL gene encoding thiamine-phosphate kinase is translated as MPLAEKLLIERVRHRSRARGGAGVLQGIGDDCARLRIPPGFEMLVTTDLSVEGVHFRRDWHPPESVGHRCLMRGLSDIAAMGGEPVAAFLSLGVPSVVPQSWVDRFLNGLLGLARQQHVTLAGGDTSDSPRAVVCDIVLVGQVPRGRAILRSGARPGDALYVTGELGGAAMVLDQLRRSRFRGSPYSKAVAPHFFPSPRVEVGRVLGQRRLATAMIDVSDGLSTDLEHLCRESGVGAVVVAESVPRRDVRRGLDFALHGGDDYELLFTARRQVPNRIAGVPVTCIGRIVSGRKLWLEEAQGRRKRLKPRGWEHFR
- a CDS encoding M23 family metallopeptidase, with the protein product MRKRLYILLVTRDSDGELKKIPIPLHYLYVFLAGALIGMFTITGMAGSYTRMLMKVARFNQLRTEKQALESRYEKLERVAQEKDLQVASLGSLASEVSLLYGLKTDPLLTEALGAQFSDEQFATSLDRLYQLKTSAMTGATSLAIGFNFGPRGGATVADWLQLAAAPHLWPVEGRVTGSFGERRDPFNGEGAFHSGVDISSCYGCPIVAPAAGIVVFADSMAGYGRMVVLVHGNNISTRFGHLSGFAVTPGQSVRRGDVIGYVGLSGRSTGPHVHYEVRIFDAPVNPYKYLRTTLAHSSAGTADSGS
- a CDS encoding selenium-binding family protein, yielding MNWKPDQTFYPSPKMAIEAAPEKLGYLSLMEPTRTKPDAMAVVDLDPASKSYGRIVSQLDMPNAGDELHHFGWNACSSCLCPASPHPHMERRYLVVPGLRSSRIHILDTKPDPKNLKLTKVIEPEEVMKKTGYSRAHTSHCGPDAIYMNALGSAEGKGPGGIFMLDAETFDVKGPWEKDRGPQYLSYDFWWHLGHDTMITSEWGTPDMVENGPNPELLLAGKYGHALHVWDLRRRTHQQVLDLGAEQQMVLELRPAHDPTESYGFVGVVTSLKDLSASVWLWYREGSNGNGEWKIRKVIEIPAEPAAAEDLPPLLKGFGAVPPFVTDINLSLDDRFLYVSCWGTGEFLQYDVSDPFNPVKTGSVRIGGIVQRTAHPSQPKKPLNGGPQMVEVSRDGKRVYVTNSLYASWDETFYPDGIRGWMVKLNVGKEGGMELDERFLLETDLRPHQVRLQGGDASSDSYCFA
- a CDS encoding DUF4242 domain-containing protein; protein product: MPKYVIEREIKGAGELTSAELRHVSEHSCKVIDQLGRNVQWVTSYVTDDKLYCIYIAPDAEAIREHARLGGFPANRISEVRTTIDPTTAEARATVDAAFVSALEDTQAETRN
- a CDS encoding alpha/beta fold hydrolase — protein: MSSRVYEFGPFRLDVPERQFLCGSEHIPLRAKVFDTLALLVENHGRLLTKDELMKAVWPDAVVEENNLNHNISVLRKALGEKATGQAYIETVPRVGYRFVAEVKQAMGAAPPAPSAAAAVTLPVRQEIRFCTARDGARIAYSTVGSGPPLVKAANWMNHLEFEWHSPIWSHWISELTRRHTVIRYDERGNGLSDWDVEDLSFEAWVEDLETVVNAAGVQRFALLGISQGGAVACAYAARHPERVSHLVLYGAFARGWLHRGSPEDVEQRNALITLVRLGWGKNSPAFRQVWTNIFIPGGSAEQMDWFNELQRVSASPQNAAELLLAAGRLEVVDVLPRIRVPTLVLHCEKDRAVPMNEGRLLAASIPGARFVPLPGRNHLVWPTEPAWPIFLRELGAFLGWESEA